The following proteins are encoded in a genomic region of Opitutus sp.:
- a CDS encoding GDP-mannose 4,6-dehydratase, producing the protein MPTPIAFITGITGQDGSYLADLLLSKDYIVHGLVHRPDSVGSSNIRHLVSDPVIMGKRLFLHNGSFEDATHLRRVISRAKPTEFYHLAGQSSPRISLELPEATVESVGMATLRLLEILRDLDSPTKFLYASSSEVFGSPSYSPQDELTPLNPTTPYGAAKAFSQQMARIYRIAYKLPTCSVILYNHESPRRGGHFVTMKVARAAARIKKGLQKDLELGSLSGLRDWGWAPDYVRGMWLMLQADTVDDFILATGKLHSVEELVQQAFASLGLNWRDHVKFDPNLVTTVEPISPCGNPSKAQRLLGWQNTVKFEEMVERLVKSEADKLV; encoded by the coding sequence ATGCCCACTCCAATCGCTTTTATCACAGGAATCACCGGCCAAGACGGCTCATACCTCGCCGACCTTCTTTTATCTAAAGATTACATCGTCCACGGTCTCGTTCATCGACCTGATTCGGTCGGCAGCAGCAATATTCGCCACCTCGTTTCTGATCCGGTGATCATGGGCAAACGTCTTTTTTTGCACAACGGTTCATTTGAGGACGCCACTCATCTCCGCCGTGTAATTAGTCGCGCCAAACCAACGGAGTTTTACCATCTTGCCGGCCAATCCAGTCCCCGCATCAGCCTAGAGCTTCCAGAAGCCACGGTTGAAAGCGTGGGTATGGCAACGCTCCGTTTATTGGAAATCCTTCGCGATCTTGATAGTCCAACTAAATTTCTCTATGCCTCCAGCAGTGAGGTGTTCGGTTCCCCATCATACTCTCCCCAGGACGAACTCACTCCCCTTAATCCGACGACGCCCTACGGTGCGGCTAAGGCGTTTTCGCAGCAGATGGCCCGCATTTATCGCATCGCCTATAAACTGCCCACATGTTCGGTTATTTTATATAATCACGAATCACCTCGGCGGGGTGGACACTTTGTGACCATGAAGGTTGCCCGGGCTGCGGCACGGATCAAAAAAGGCCTGCAAAAGGACTTGGAGTTAGGCAGTCTGAGTGGCTTGCGTGATTGGGGATGGGCGCCGGATTATGTCCGGGGTATGTGGCTTATGCTCCAAGCCGACACGGTCGATGATTTTATTCTGGCCACGGGAAAACTGCATAGCGTTGAAGAATTGGTTCAGCAGGCCTTTGCCAGTTTGGGGCTTAATTGGCGCGACCATGTTAAGTTTGACCCGAACTTGGTTACAACGGTGGAGCCAATCTCTCCCTGTGGAAATCCTAGCAAAGCTCAACGGCTGCTCGGCTGGCAAAACACCGTGAAGTTCGAAGAGATGGTTGAGCGCTTGGTGAAATCCGAAGCGGATAAGTTGGTTTGA
- the gmd gene encoding GDP-mannose 4,6-dehydratase: protein MYKKTAIITGISGQDGAYLARLLLNKNYKIYGTYRRTSSVNFWRIEELGIAQHPDLHLVEFDLTDLGTCIRLLQNTGATEIYNLAAQSFVGVSFDQPQTTAQITAVGALNLLESIRTVNTQIRFYQASTSEMFGKVQAIPQVEETPFWPRSPYGVAKLYAHWITINYRESYDIFGCSGILFNHESPLRGREFVTRKITDSVAKIKLGKLDVLELGNIDAKRDWGFAEEYVEGMWRMLQADAPDTFVLATNRTETVRDFVIMAFKAVGLELVWKGHAEQEIAEDAATGKLVLRINPKFYRPAEVELLIGNPAKAKKVLGWEPKTTLEELCQMMVASDLRRNELGFSF, encoded by the coding sequence ATGTATAAAAAAACGGCCATCATTACTGGTATTTCAGGACAAGACGGTGCATATCTCGCTAGGCTCCTCTTAAATAAAAACTACAAAATTTACGGCACATATAGACGAACAAGCTCCGTTAATTTTTGGCGGATTGAGGAACTCGGGATCGCCCAACACCCCGATTTACACCTAGTGGAGTTTGATCTCACTGATCTGGGGACTTGCATCCGCCTACTTCAGAATACCGGGGCAACCGAAATCTATAATTTAGCCGCACAGAGCTTTGTCGGCGTTTCGTTTGATCAACCTCAAACCACCGCTCAGATTACTGCCGTTGGAGCACTCAATCTACTTGAATCCATCCGCACCGTAAATACTCAGATCCGTTTTTATCAGGCATCCACTTCCGAAATGTTCGGTAAGGTACAGGCAATTCCTCAGGTTGAGGAGACTCCCTTTTGGCCAAGAAGTCCCTACGGTGTGGCCAAGCTTTACGCCCACTGGATCACGATTAACTATCGCGAATCCTACGATATTTTTGGCTGTAGCGGGATTTTGTTTAATCATGAATCCCCTTTACGAGGTCGCGAGTTTGTAACTCGTAAAATTACCGACTCAGTTGCCAAAATAAAATTGGGTAAGCTTGATGTACTTGAGCTAGGCAACATCGACGCCAAGCGGGATTGGGGCTTTGCTGAAGAGTATGTCGAAGGCATGTGGCGCATGTTACAGGCAGATGCACCCGATACCTTTGTCCTCGCCACCAATCGTACCGAGACGGTACGCGACTTCGTGATCATGGCGTTTAAGGCCGTTGGTCTCGAACTAGTATGGAAGGGGCACGCCGAGCAAGAAATTGCTGAAGATGCAGCCACGGGTAAGCTCGTGTTGCGAATCAACCCCAAGTTCTACCGCCCGGCCGAAGTCGAGTTGTTAATTGGCAATCCAGCCAAAGCCAAAAAAGTCCTCGGCTGGGAGCCTAAGACTACCCTTGAAGAACTTTGTCAAATGATGGTGGCTTCCGACTTACGTCGGAATGAGCTAGGTTTTTCGTTCTAG
- a CDS encoding glycosyltransferase family 2 protein — MNDQKKLVSLLVPAYNEEGNIPSVIERLTKQALNLGHLYDFEFLVMDNCSTDRTRELVLAQCKIDPRWKFLRYSRNFGAEASVLAGFDHVKGDAAIIIFSDLQDPPENIPIMLEKWHAGAEVVYGVINERNDSNPLKTIGAKIAYFLIHRLTESKIPPNATDFRLLDRKVVDALKTLREPDRYFRGLVHWVGFKQDSFVYDRHKRVAGKSNAGILYCIKFALHAITCFSSKPMHLSMFFGLGLTSFSILGSIVYAALYFIRPSFLNAPPPGITTLIILALFLVGLNSLFLGIIGEYVGRIYRQGKNRPLYIIAETMNLS, encoded by the coding sequence ATGAACGATCAAAAGAAATTAGTAAGCTTGTTAGTGCCTGCGTATAATGAGGAGGGAAACATTCCAAGTGTAATCGAGCGACTGACTAAGCAGGCGCTCAATCTTGGGCACTTGTATGACTTTGAGTTCCTGGTGATGGACAATTGCAGCACTGATCGGACACGAGAACTTGTTTTAGCTCAGTGTAAAATCGATCCGCGATGGAAATTTCTGCGCTATTCCCGTAATTTTGGTGCGGAAGCCTCAGTACTTGCAGGTTTTGACCACGTTAAGGGTGATGCGGCCATAATCATATTCTCCGACCTGCAAGACCCGCCTGAAAACATTCCTATCATGCTGGAAAAGTGGCATGCAGGTGCTGAGGTTGTCTACGGTGTAATTAACGAAAGAAATGATTCAAATCCCTTGAAAACAATCGGGGCTAAAATTGCGTACTTTCTTATACATAGACTAACTGAATCAAAAATTCCGCCTAACGCTACAGATTTTAGATTATTGGACAGGAAAGTGGTGGATGCCCTGAAAACTTTGCGGGAGCCCGATCGGTATTTTCGTGGGCTGGTTCATTGGGTTGGGTTCAAACAGGATTCATTTGTGTATGATCGGCATAAGAGAGTGGCAGGCAAATCAAACGCGGGTATTTTATATTGTATTAAATTTGCACTCCATGCTATCACTTGCTTCTCCTCCAAACCCATGCATTTGAGCATGTTCTTTGGATTGGGTTTAACCAGCTTTTCGATTTTGGGCTCTATTGTATATGCGGCCCTCTATTTTATAAGACCCAGTTTCTTGAATGCGCCCCCGCCTGGTATTACAACCCTGATTATTCTAGCGCTTTTTCTGGTGGGATTAAATTCCTTGTTCCTTGGTATAATTGGGGAGTACGTGGGGCGAATTTATCGACAAGGCAAAAATCGCCCCCTTTATATCATTGCAGAAACCATGAACTTATCATGA
- a CDS encoding thiamine pyrophosphate-binding protein, with protein sequence MKTKVSDLIVRFFEQKGVKHAFGIIGSANAHIFDSIFYNSSIEMVCNHHEQACTMAVQTYWKITGVPTFALVTAGAGSSNAITGVLSAWADSIPCIVISGQENARYIPPDHDLRMYGIQGYDSPFAVSKMTKYGATLLQPEQILYELEKAWHYATSGRPGPCWLDLPMSLQAAMVEEDTLPHYEPETALPALGGNKLQGDALSIAVNTTLEHLRAGRRPLLWLGVGIRMSGAATQVARLVESLGLPVLVTWSAIDLLPSGHPLVMGSAGVYGQRAANFILQSCDCLVTIGTRMAIPQVGYDISELARAAKDITVVDIDPTELKKYPQRFNHPICADAGDFIAEMLKQVACMPLPDKAEWVGWCSQVKKRFPWIGPEHDDKAGFINSYRFLDKLAGLMKPDQIVVTDMGTALLSGHQALPITPPQRLLTSQGLGEMGFGLPGAIGASIARNRGEVLCLNCDGGLMMNLQELQTVVHYRLPIKLIIFNNDGYLMIKHTQKAVLKGRYAGTDKKTGVSCPDYSKVAKAFDIPAYQIRTWADFDREIPKVQAHEGPVICEVFMHPEQFFHPKLGVAVQPDGTLISPPLEDLSPFLPRSVLAENIQVPILQKSEMIKL encoded by the coding sequence ATGAAAACCAAAGTCAGCGACCTTATCGTACGTTTTTTTGAGCAGAAAGGCGTTAAGCATGCCTTCGGCATCATAGGCTCAGCGAATGCCCATATCTTTGATTCAATTTTTTATAATTCCTCCATTGAAATGGTCTGCAATCATCACGAGCAGGCCTGTACGATGGCAGTGCAGACGTATTGGAAAATTACTGGTGTTCCTACATTTGCACTCGTAACTGCCGGTGCCGGTTCAAGCAACGCAATAACAGGGGTTTTGTCGGCTTGGGCCGATTCAATTCCTTGCATTGTGATTTCTGGGCAAGAAAACGCTCGTTACATTCCGCCTGACCACGATCTACGTATGTATGGGATTCAGGGTTATGACAGCCCATTTGCTGTCAGCAAGATGACCAAATACGGCGCAACGCTGCTGCAACCCGAGCAAATACTCTACGAGTTGGAGAAGGCCTGGCATTACGCAACGAGCGGTAGACCTGGTCCCTGTTGGCTGGATCTTCCCATGAGCTTGCAGGCAGCAATGGTCGAGGAGGACACCTTGCCCCACTACGAACCCGAAACAGCCCTACCTGCACTTGGAGGCAATAAACTGCAAGGGGACGCGCTCTCCATTGCGGTAAACACAACGCTAGAACATCTTCGTGCAGGCCGCAGGCCGCTTCTATGGCTCGGCGTAGGTATTCGTATGTCCGGTGCCGCCACGCAGGTCGCTCGTCTTGTTGAGTCACTCGGTCTCCCCGTTTTGGTGACTTGGTCGGCAATTGATCTTTTGCCTTCGGGCCACCCACTGGTTATGGGAAGCGCGGGTGTTTACGGACAGCGCGCCGCTAATTTCATTCTGCAAAGTTGCGACTGCCTCGTCACGATTGGAACCCGAATGGCCATCCCCCAAGTCGGGTATGATATCTCGGAACTAGCACGTGCGGCAAAGGATATAACCGTAGTGGATATTGATCCAACTGAGCTTAAAAAATATCCGCAGCGCTTTAATCACCCTATATGCGCAGATGCAGGGGACTTTATTGCAGAAATGCTCAAGCAGGTCGCCTGCATGCCGCTACCAGATAAAGCGGAATGGGTTGGCTGGTGCAGCCAAGTCAAGAAACGCTTCCCGTGGATTGGCCCAGAACACGATGATAAGGCGGGATTTATAAATTCATACCGGTTCTTGGACAAGTTGGCGGGTTTGATGAAGCCAGACCAGATAGTAGTTACCGACATGGGCACCGCGCTGCTGAGTGGTCACCAAGCCCTTCCTATTACCCCCCCGCAACGGCTACTTACTTCCCAAGGTTTAGGCGAAATGGGTTTTGGCCTACCAGGCGCGATTGGTGCCTCCATTGCCCGAAATCGTGGCGAGGTGCTTTGCTTAAATTGTGACGGAGGTCTAATGATGAACCTTCAAGAACTGCAGACCGTAGTTCACTATCGATTGCCGATTAAGCTGATCATATTTAATAATGATGGGTATCTTATGATCAAACACACCCAGAAGGCAGTGCTAAAGGGTCGCTACGCAGGAACCGATAAAAAAACAGGGGTATCCTGCCCCGATTATAGTAAAGTGGCCAAAGCCTTTGATATTCCTGCTTATCAAATTCGCACATGGGCGGACTTTGATCGCGAAATCCCCAAGGTGCAAGCGCATGAGGGGCCGGTCATCTGTGAGGTATTCATGCACCCCGAACAATTTTTTCACCCCAAGCTTGGAGTTGCGGTGCAACCTGATGGTACGCTCATTTCGCCTCCACTCGAGGACTTGTCCCCGTTTTTGCCGCGCTCGGTATTAGCAGAAAATATACAGGTGCCGATTCTGCAGAAATCAGAAATGATTAAGCTTTAA
- a CDS encoding NAD(P)-dependent oxidoreductase — MNRALALVRSDAEAVVGGRTQILDSLRGQHLFISGGTGFLGTWLLELIKVLNERHSFGLRVTVYSRHARSFAAKLPHLGQMDGVRFEEGDIRYFTELPRDVRYIIHAAALTDRRLLASQPSAVAEVNSIGIQRLLKAANLLEDLHKFVLLSSGLVYGAQPWDLPSINESFAGPMRCDDVNAVYAESKRFSEVVAQSSISETKLPIVTLRPFAFVGPYQSLQLPWAVTDFIRDSFTGGPIRIMGDGTTVRSLMYASDYAFWVLAALAKGRPRETYNIGSAEPVDLASLAKMITQSFNPSPEIRTGLGQKGHERNRLIPDIGKAKRDLNLEVTVPLAEAIQRTINWNRYTQSS; from the coding sequence ATGAATCGCGCCCTAGCCCTAGTTCGATCCGATGCAGAAGCCGTAGTCGGCGGCCGCACCCAAATTCTTGATTCCCTGCGAGGCCAACACCTTTTTATTTCAGGTGGCACGGGCTTTCTCGGCACATGGTTGCTGGAATTAATCAAAGTGCTCAATGAGCGCCATTCCTTTGGTCTGCGAGTTACAGTTTACAGTCGTCATGCCCGTTCGTTCGCAGCCAAATTACCTCACCTAGGACAAATGGACGGAGTACGCTTTGAGGAAGGCGACATCCGTTATTTCACCGAACTACCTAGAGATGTACGCTACATAATTCATGCCGCCGCACTAACAGATCGCCGGCTACTTGCCTCCCAACCCAGCGCGGTAGCGGAGGTTAACAGCATTGGGATCCAGCGGTTGCTGAAAGCCGCCAACTTACTGGAAGACCTCCATAAATTTGTCCTGCTCAGTTCCGGACTAGTTTACGGTGCTCAACCGTGGGACCTCCCTAGTATCAATGAAAGTTTTGCTGGCCCCATGCGTTGCGACGATGTCAATGCAGTCTACGCCGAGTCTAAGCGATTTTCGGAAGTCGTGGCGCAAAGTTCCATAAGCGAAACGAAGCTGCCTATAGTTACGTTACGACCATTCGCATTTGTTGGGCCGTATCAATCCCTGCAATTACCCTGGGCGGTAACGGATTTCATCCGAGACAGTTTTACTGGTGGCCCGATTCGTATTATGGGTGATGGCACCACCGTACGCAGTCTTATGTACGCCAGTGATTACGCATTTTGGGTATTGGCCGCCTTGGCCAAAGGGCGCCCACGTGAAACCTATAACATTGGTAGCGCTGAACCCGTGGACTTGGCTTCATTGGCTAAAATGATAACTCAGTCATTTAATCCCAGCCCAGAAATACGCACCGGTTTGGGTCAAAAGGGACACGAGCGAAATCGTCTCATTCCGGATATCGGTAAGGCAAAACGAGACCTCAATCTTGAGGTCACCGTGCCACTCGCTGAGGCAATACAACGCACCATCAATTGGAATCGTTACACTCAATCTTCATGA
- the dmpG gene encoding 4-hydroxy-2-oxovalerate aldolase translates to METKPFITVCDATLRDGSHAYSHQITIEQVTAYATAAEAAGFSFLEVGHGNGLGASSLQVGESLVPEDEMLRAAKKCLNRTKLSVHVIPGFATIKREIVNALESGVDLFRIGCHCTEADISQRHIGYVRAAGREVWGVLMMSHMASADVLLEESKKMQSYGAQGIVLMDSAGAYLPKEVSEKIGLLASKLEVPIGFHAHNNLGLSIANSLAALEAGARIIDGTAKGFGAGAGNAPLEMLAAVLTQQGYTTSVDLYKALDAAELAGELFAGSLPDSTGITIVSGLAGVFSGFAKPVQRAAKQMAVDPRDVFFELGKRKVVGGQEDLIIEVAAELARRKSTQPQL, encoded by the coding sequence ATGGAAACTAAACCCTTCATCACCGTTTGTGATGCAACCTTACGCGACGGATCACACGCCTACAGTCACCAAATTACAATTGAGCAAGTAACGGCATATGCCACCGCCGCCGAGGCAGCCGGTTTCTCATTTCTGGAAGTTGGCCATGGCAATGGCTTAGGCGCGTCTTCACTCCAGGTCGGCGAGAGTCTCGTGCCTGAAGACGAAATGCTGCGTGCTGCCAAAAAGTGCCTTAACAGAACCAAGTTAAGCGTCCACGTGATCCCGGGCTTTGCCACCATCAAACGCGAGATCGTCAATGCATTGGAATCCGGCGTGGACCTGTTTCGTATTGGCTGCCACTGCACTGAGGCCGATATTTCACAACGCCACATCGGTTACGTACGGGCAGCAGGCCGCGAAGTGTGGGGAGTGCTCATGATGAGCCATATGGCTTCGGCCGATGTACTCCTTGAAGAATCGAAAAAAATGCAGTCCTACGGAGCTCAGGGCATAGTGCTCATGGACTCCGCTGGTGCCTATCTACCCAAAGAGGTATCAGAAAAGATTGGTTTACTCGCATCCAAACTAGAAGTCCCAATAGGCTTTCACGCCCATAACAATCTCGGTTTAAGCATAGCTAATTCACTTGCCGCCCTTGAGGCTGGAGCCCGCATCATCGACGGCACAGCCAAAGGATTCGGCGCAGGTGCGGGCAACGCTCCGCTAGAAATGCTGGCTGCTGTTTTAACGCAACAAGGTTACACGACCTCGGTGGATCTCTATAAAGCCCTTGATGCAGCCGAGTTGGCCGGGGAATTATTTGCCGGCTCATTGCCCGATTCAACCGGCATCACCATTGTGAGTGGATTAGCAGGGGTCTTTTCTGGCTTCGCCAAACCCGTGCAGCGTGCCGCCAAACAAATGGCGGTTGATCCCCGTGACGTATTTTTCGAGCTCGGTAAACGTAAGGTAGTCGGTGGCCAGGAGGACCTTATTATCGAGGTTGCGGCCGAGTTGGCTCGTCGCAAATCAACCCAACCCCAGTTATAA
- a CDS encoding acetaldehyde dehydrogenase (acetylating): MTSNKLKVAILGTGNIGTDLLMKIHRSPVLECRIFAGRNLASPGMTKASLLGVAVTAKGVESILELKNEIALVFDATSAEDHFKHAPLFEKAGIVAVDLTPAKVGQMCVPAVNLDACLNLPNVNMITCGGQASIPLAYAIAQANKQVEYIETVSSIASRSAGPATRINLDEYLYTTETGLALFSSCKHTKAIINLNPAQPCVHMQTTVMAKITNPDLAKTREKIAEVVTLIKQYVPGYQLILEPIIENGRLITMVRVDGLGDYLPKYAGNLDIINCAAVAFAEAYARRRNA; encoded by the coding sequence ATGACATCCAATAAGCTAAAAGTGGCGATACTAGGCACCGGCAATATCGGCACGGATCTTCTCATGAAGATCCACCGGTCGCCCGTTCTTGAATGCCGCATATTTGCCGGTCGAAACCTAGCTTCACCCGGTATGACCAAAGCGAGTCTTCTGGGTGTCGCCGTCACTGCCAAAGGAGTTGAAAGTATTCTCGAATTAAAAAATGAAATCGCTTTAGTCTTTGATGCCACAAGCGCAGAGGATCATTTTAAGCACGCCCCTCTCTTTGAAAAAGCGGGTATTGTCGCGGTAGATTTGACCCCCGCTAAGGTGGGACAAATGTGCGTGCCAGCTGTTAATTTAGATGCATGTCTGAATCTGCCAAATGTGAACATGATCACTTGCGGTGGCCAGGCCTCGATACCCTTGGCCTACGCCATAGCCCAAGCCAATAAACAGGTGGAGTACATAGAAACCGTTTCCAGTATAGCCTCGCGCAGCGCTGGGCCGGCAACACGCATCAACCTCGACGAATATCTATATACTACAGAAACCGGCTTGGCCCTGTTTTCGAGTTGTAAGCACACCAAAGCGATTATAAATCTTAACCCGGCCCAGCCCTGTGTTCACATGCAGACCACGGTGATGGCCAAAATCACCAACCCTGATTTGGCGAAAACCCGCGAAAAAATAGCCGAGGTGGTCACATTAATTAAACAATATGTGCCGGGGTATCAATTGATCCTCGAGCCCATCATAGAAAACGGTCGCTTGATTACCATGGTGCGGGTTGACGGACTGGGTGATTATTTGCCCAAATATGCGGGTAATCTTGATATTATTAATTGTGCAGCCGTGGCTTTTGCCGAAGCCTATGCCCGCCGCCGTAACGCTTAA
- a CDS encoding NAD-dependent epimerase/dehydratase family protein encodes MSVKPLPPEDLAHVLEHTRELWAEARDRSFFVTGGTGFFGMWLLESFAYINDSLGLNMLAVVLSRDPAAFARKAPHLTSRSDLRFIQGDVRSFTLPTGHFDYIVHAATEASVKLNQEDPQEMFDAIIGGTRQVLDLAAQCRVKKFLLTSSGAVYGKQPSEITHVSEDYQGAPDPLLPSSAYGEGKRVSEHLCAVHARQHGYAVKIARCFAFVGPHLPLDSHFAIGNFIRDALRDHPIQIAGDGTPMRSYLYASDLAIWLWTLLFRAPSARAYNVGSADDLSIKQLASLVATTLSGGGAVTIARQATPNAPVSRYVPAANRAQEELGLVARVSLPAALQRTAAWLQDPLPA; translated from the coding sequence ATGTCAGTAAAACCACTTCCGCCCGAAGACCTCGCCCACGTGCTTGAGCACACCCGCGAGCTATGGGCGGAAGCACGCGATCGCTCTTTTTTCGTAACAGGTGGTACCGGCTTTTTTGGCATGTGGCTGCTGGAGAGCTTTGCCTATATAAACGACTCACTCGGCTTAAATATGCTCGCCGTGGTGCTCAGCCGCGACCCAGCGGCATTCGCTCGCAAAGCTCCGCACCTGACGAGTCGTTCAGATCTGCGATTTATCCAAGGCGATGTGCGCTCCTTTACGCTTCCGACGGGGCACTTCGACTACATTGTGCACGCTGCCACGGAAGCTAGCGTCAAACTGAACCAAGAGGACCCGCAGGAGATGTTCGACGCGATCATAGGCGGCACCCGCCAAGTGTTGGACTTGGCTGCGCAATGTCGCGTAAAAAAATTCCTGCTCACGAGTTCAGGAGCCGTTTACGGTAAACAGCCCTCAGAAATTACACACGTCTCTGAAGATTATCAAGGCGCCCCAGACCCACTCTTACCCAGTTCAGCTTACGGCGAAGGCAAGCGGGTATCCGAACACCTTTGCGCAGTCCATGCCCGCCAACACGGTTATGCGGTGAAAATCGCCCGCTGCTTTGCCTTCGTCGGCCCCCATCTACCGCTCGACAGTCATTTCGCGATCGGCAACTTCATCCGCGATGCGCTGCGAGACCACCCAATTCAGATCGCTGGGGATGGCACTCCCATGCGCAGTTATCTCTATGCCTCGGACCTAGCGATATGGTTGTGGACACTCTTGTTCCGCGCCCCCTCGGCTCGCGCTTATAATGTAGGCTCAGCAGACGACCTGAGTATCAAACAACTCGCTTCATTGGTAGCGACGACTTTGAGTGGTGGGGGGGCAGTTACCATTGCACGACAGGCGACACCTAATGCGCCCGTTTCCAGGTATGTGCCCGCTGCTAACCGCGCCCAAGAGGAACTCGGGTTAGTTGCAAGGGTTAGCCTACCTGCAGCTCTGCAACGTACTGCTGCTTGGCTTCAAGATCCTTTACCTGCCTGA
- a CDS encoding DegT/DnrJ/EryC1/StrS family aminotransferase — MEFCKTHDLWLIEDNCDALGCTYSLPIARAKALGLDHLLKLAEANGELRASSLELRASSLELRASSLELRASSLELRASSLELGAKSSEIGSSSSQLQAPSSTLTAHSSQLKIPFVENGILTAYTGSFGDISTQSFYPPHHLTMGEGGAVNIISKPPLKTYAESFRDWGRDCWCPSGKDDTCCKRFGWQLGELPKGYDHKYIYSHLGYNLKPLDPQAAIGRQQLKKLPSFIEARKQNWETLRAGLADLEDSFDFTLPTHATRWTPKGFEWDATGCRVDTSWFGFMLRVKPTAPFSHSDFARHLNEKNIGNRMFFGGNLLRQPVFVQLRKDRPAAIRLVGANGATITPVTSETIGAAFPGADAIMNEAIFLGTYPGLTPAMLAYEIEVILDFVKSKRA, encoded by the coding sequence TTGGAGTTCTGCAAAACCCACGACCTTTGGTTAATCGAGGACAATTGCGACGCCCTTGGCTGCACCTATTCGCTGCCCATTGCCCGCGCCAAAGCACTGGGTCTCGATCACCTGCTCAAGCTCGCGGAAGCGAACGGTGAGCTACGAGCTAGTAGCCTAGAGCTACGAGCTAGTAGCCTAGAGCTACGAGCTAGTAGCCTAGAGCTACGAGCTAGTAGCCTAGAGCTACGAGCTAGTAGCCTAGAGCTAGGAGCTAAGAGCTCTGAGATAGGATCTAGCAGCTCCCAGCTCCAAGCTCCCAGCTCAACGCTCACAGCTCACAGCTCCCAGCTTAAAATTCCATTCGTTGAGAATGGCATTTTGACCGCTTACACCGGCAGCTTCGGCGATATCTCCACCCAATCCTTCTACCCCCCGCACCACTTAACCATGGGCGAGGGTGGGGCGGTTAACATCATCAGTAAGCCCCCCTTAAAAACCTACGCGGAAAGCTTCCGCGATTGGGGCCGCGATTGCTGGTGTCCCTCCGGGAAGGACGATACCTGCTGCAAGCGCTTTGGCTGGCAACTTGGTGAACTGCCCAAAGGCTATGACCACAAGTATATCTATAGCCATCTGGGTTATAATTTAAAACCCCTCGACCCCCAGGCTGCCATCGGTCGTCAACAACTCAAAAAGTTACCCTCATTCATCGAAGCGCGTAAGCAAAATTGGGAAACCCTACGTGCCGGTTTGGCCGACCTAGAAGACAGCTTCGACTTTACTTTACCCACCCATGCTACGCGCTGGACGCCCAAAGGTTTCGAGTGGGACGCGACTGGGTGCCGGGTGGACACATCTTGGTTTGGCTTCATGCTCCGGGTCAAACCCACCGCGCCCTTCAGCCACTCAGACTTTGCCCGCCACCTTAACGAAAAAAATATTGGCAACCGTATGTTCTTCGGCGGCAATCTGCTTCGTCAGCCTGTGTTCGTGCAACTTCGCAAGGACCGCCCTGCGGCCATCCGTTTGGTTGGTGCCAATGGTGCGACGATTACCCCGGTCACCAGCGAAACAATTGGAGCGGCTTTCCCCGGCGCCGACGCCATCATGAACGAGGCGATTTTCCTCGGCACTTATCCCGGTCTCACCCCTGCGATGCTTGCCTACGAGATCGAAGTCATTCTCGATTTCGTGAAGTCTAAACGCGCCTGA